In Novosphingobium kaempferiae, the DNA window CATGGATGACCTTCTCCCCCTCGGCCGGATCGGCATTGTCGGAGCCGGCCGGGTCGGTCGCGCCATGGCGCTTGGACTTGGCCCGCATTCGGCCGCCGCGCCTCTGATTTGGTCGCGCTCGGCAGGACGGGCACAGGCCGCCGTCGCAGAGATCGGCAACTGCCTTGCCGTGGACCGGCTGTCGGAGTTGCTCGAGGCGTGCGACGTGATCGCCATCGCCGTTGCCGACGATGCGATTCCCGATGTGGTCGCAGCCATGGCCGCGAACCCGATGGTCGCCGGGCGCTTCATCTTCCACGTCAGCGGGGGTAGCGGCACGACGATCCTCGACCCGCTCGAAAACGCAGGCGCGCGCACCGCCGCGGTGCATCCCGCCATGACCTTCACCGGCAATCCCCGGCGCGAGGTTGAGCGCATGATGTCGGCCCGCTTCGCCGTGACCGGATCGAGCCCGGACGCGGCCGCGCAGGCCCGGACGATCGTGGCGGCCCTCGGCGGCACTGCGGTCGAGATCGCAGAGGCACAGCGCGCCCTGTATCACGCCGCGCTGTGCCATGCGGCCAACCATCTCGTGACCCTGATCGCCGGGGCGTCCGAGGCTCTTGCCAGCGCTGGAGTAGCTGAGCCCGGCTCGTTGCTGGCCCCGCTTGCCCGCGCCGCGCTGGAAAACAGCCTCGTCAGCGGGCATGCGGCTCTCTCCGGGCCGATCCTGCGTGACGATGCTGGGACTGTTGCACGGCACCTGCAGGCGATATCCGACGGCAGCCCCGAACTGCTCGACGCCTACCGCGCGATGGCGCAGGCGACGCTCGATGCGCAGCAGCGGCGCAGTGGCTTGGCCCAGTCAGAACTGCGCGCGGTGCTCAGCCGAGATAGCGTGCTTCCGACAAGTCCAGTTCGCGCGTGAGTTTGCGCGCGGTCTCGCTGTTGATCTGCCGCCCGCGGACGAGTTTCAGCAGCGCGGTCCGCTCCGCCTTCACGCCCACCAGCCTGAACTCGCGCAGCAACCGGTTCCCCGTGCGCACCGCCTCGCTGGTCTGGCGCTCGCTCAACCCTTCGATCCGTTCGCGATAGAGCGTCATGACCTGCCCGCCTGCGTCGGCGTAGATGTCGGCCTCGCCATGGCTTTCGGCCAGCGCGTGCTGATGCCGTTCGATCGCCTGAATGGCGGCCTCGGCCACCGCTATGCGGGCACCGTCCTCCTCGGCCTGCCGAACCGGCTCCGGCGGCATGGCCAGCCCCTTGAGCAATATCGGCAATGCCAGGCTGGCCAGAACGAGCGAAACCACGATGACCCCGGCCGCGAGGAAGATCGCCAGATCGCGCGTGGGGAACGGAGTTCCATCATCCAGAGTAAGCGGCAGCGTCAGCACACCTGCCAGCGTGATCGCCCCTCGCACACCGGCCACCGATGTCGCCGCGATCAGGCGCCAATCGGGGCTCTGCACGCCGATGCCCCGACGTGCGCGGCGAAGGATCGTCAGCTTGAGCGACGCCCAGACCCACAGGAAGCGCAGCCCCGCAAGGCCCGCCACGATGACGAGGATATAGACGCCAAGCCACCATGGCTGACTGTGGCCGGTCGCCGCGACCGTCTGCTTCGCCCCGGCCAGAATGCCCGGCATCTGCTCCCCCAGCAGCACGAAAATGATGCCGTTGAGCGTGAACTGGACCATGTCCCACACGGAATTGCGCCGCATCCGCGTGACGGCAAGTGCCTGCCTCGATATCTCGGCATACGTCATCGTCACGCCCGCACTGACGGCGGCGAGAATGCCGGACGCATGGAGATGCTCCGCGAGCAGATAGGAACCGAACGGAATGAGGAGGCTCACCAGGATCTGCGATCCGGTATCTTCACCCCAGCGCTTCGTTACCCAGGATTTGACCCGCGTGACCACAAGGGTAACGACGACGCCTATCGCCAGCCCCGCGCCCGCGACCCAAACAAAGTTCAACGCTGCCGAACTCGCGGAAAACGTCCCCGTCAACGCCGCCGCCACCGCGAAACGCAGGCAGACAAGCCCCGAAGCGTCGTTGAGCAGAGACTCCCCTTCTAGGATATGCATCATCCGCTTGGGAATGGGCACACGCGCAGCAATCGCGGAAACCGCGATGGGGTCGGTAGGCGAAACGACCGCAGCCAATGCAAACGCAACCGCCAGCGGCATCGCGGGGATCATCCAATGGATCAGGAACCCCATGCCGATCACGGTCATGAGCACTAGCCCCAAGGCCAATTCGACTACCGTCGAGGCATCCTTGAAAAGCTCGTCCTTGGGAATTCGCCAGCCGTCGAGAAAAAGCAGTGGCGGCAGGAAGAGAAAAAGAAACAGTTCTGGATCGAGATCAACCCGGTGCGAGGTAGAAAGGCCGATGGCCCCGCCAAGTGCGATCTGCACCAGCGGCGTGGGTACGGAAAACGGCAACATTCTGGCAACGGCACCGCTGACGACGACCGCCAGCAGCAGGAAAAGCACGATCGAAACTGTCTCCAAAACCTCACTCCATGTCCTTGACGTGATTGGAGCTTAGAGGGCCTGGAACTGCGAGGGCAACCCTGCAATGAAAGCGGCCTTGATTGTTCGCGACGTGTGACGTGAGGCTCAGGTTCCCACCAGCACGGATTGGAGCAGCTTTGTTGCGCATGAGTGCGGCCTCTCCAGATTGTAATTCTCTGGCCAGGCGCAGATCACCACCCGGAAATGGCCCAGGCTCAGGAACAAGCTCTCATGGGGCACTTCGTCGCACATGCGACCGTTGAAGCTCTCGACGTAGCCGTTCCGCCTCGGCTTGCCCGGGGCAATAAGTACCCTCCACCCCGATTTCCCCACACCAGGCGAGGACGGCGTTCGAGGTCAGTTCGGTGCAGTTATCGCTGACACTCATCCCAGGCTTGTCGCGTTCGGCGATCAGATCGGTGCGCCTGCGCACCACCCGGCGCCCCGAAATCGGAGTGTCCCGCACCGGAGCCGATGCCCATGCCCCGATGGCACGACGCCGGTTTTGCCCGAAGTCCGGCATGATCTTCCTGCTGTGACCAGTAGCGCATGCTATTTCGGTCGCCGCCGATAACCTGCAGCATTATTGGGCGAGTCGAATAAGTCCTCCAAAAGGTACTTTCCTTGCCCTATCCGGGAAAAGGGAAGTCGCATCCACGCCGAAGGTTTCGGAAACGGTGGCGGCGACGATATCCTCCAGCGCGGCGGTAGGTCGCAGATCACGCCCTTCGTAGAGCGCCTGTGTGGCAAGCCCCGGCCAGTCCGCGATCACGCGCCCGCCCTTCACCGCACCGCCGACCAGCAGCGCGGCGGAACCGGTGCCGTGGTCGGTCCCCCCGGTGCCGTTCACCGCCACAGTCCGCCCGAATTCGGTGGCGACGAGGACCACCGTCTTGTCCCAAGCGGGCCCCATGCCGTCACGCAGCGCGGCGAGGAGCGTATCGAGCCGCTTGAATTGCGCCGCCAGCCTCCCGGCCTGCCCGCTGTGCGTGTCCCACCCGCCGGTCTCGATCATGGCGATGCGCGGACCGTCGGGGCGGGCAAGGAACCCGGCGGCAAGCTTGCCGACGGTGGCGGGATCCTGACCCTTGGCGTCCTCTCCCGCCTGATCGCGGGTGGTCGTCGCGGCAGTCCATAAGGCATGGAGCGCCGCATCCTGCGAATAGAGCTGCTCCACACGCGCCATCAGGTCATCCGTCGCGCGCGGCAGGCCGGAGGCGGCGTATGAGGTCACGGGCGCGGCACCGCGCAGGGCGAGCGGCACCGTGGGCGCAAAAGCGATGGGCTCGGCCTTCTGCCCCGGCATCAGGGCAACCAGCCGGTTCATCCAGCCGTCCTTGAGCGCGTAGGGACGGCTGCCGCCCGTCTCCAGCACGTTCTGCCCGTCGAAGTGCGACCGCTCGCGATAGGCCGAGGCGACCGCGTGGAAGCCGATGACCTGCCCCGCGCCGTACATCCTGCCGGTCTCCGCCAGCGCGGGATGAAGGCCGAACATGCCGTCCAGCTTCGTCAACCCCGCTAGATCGACCGCGAGAGCACCCCGCTGTCGCGCATAGTCGGGGTCTCCGTGAGGGACCAGTGTATGCAGCCCGTCGGCTGCGCCGCGCTGGATGACGAAGACGAAGCGTCGCTCGCCCGGCGCGGCGGCGAAGGCCACGCTCGGGCAGAACAGCAGAGCGGTGCCGACTGCGGCTATGTCGCGCAGGGCGTGACGGCGGGAGCGGATCATGGTCATCTCCTCAGGAATTCCGGCGAGACCAGCAGCAGTGCCAAGCCGGTCGGCAGGCTCTCGGCCCGCGCGATGGCCTGCGCGGTCTGCGGCGACAGCGCGCCGGGAAGCAGCCGCGGCGCAAGCTCGCGCGGGTCGATGCGATCGGCGACGCGGGTGGCGAGGCGCTGGGCCATCTCGACCCGGCGCAACAAGGCGTCGGGTGCGGCCCAGCTTGCGGCGATATCGTCGAACCCAGCGGGCGATCCCGGTCTCCAGACCGGCTGGCCCAACTGCTGCATGATACCGGCGACCTGCACCTCGCCCGCGTCGCTCATGCCGAGACCGCGCATGGAGGACACCAGCCATTCCCACGGCGTCTTGAACTTCACCGGCACGGACGACCAGCTTTCCGGCGCATCAACAAGCGCGCGGTAGAGGGTCGGCAGATCGCCGTCGCTCTTTTGGAATGCATCAGACAGACGGCGCACCAGTCCGGGCGGCGGATCGTCGGCGACGAAATGCCGCGCCAGCTTTGTAGCGACATGCTGCGCGGTTGCCGGAGCGGCGGCAAGGTCACGCATCACCGCAAGCGCCTGATCCTCGCCCGATTGCGCGTAAGTGCGCCCCATGATGGTGCGTGGCCCCGGCTCGTGCAGCATGGGGCGGAACACGAAGCCGCCGGGCGTGCCTGCTCGTCCACCCTTGCCGCCGCGTCCCAGCCCTGCCGTGCTCCAGCCGGTAAGGGCGCGGGCGAACTCGGTCACGTCCGCCTGCGTATAGCCGGTGCGCGCGCCCAGCGTGTGCAGTTCCATGATTTCGCGTGCGAGGTTCTCGTTGAGGCCGGGCGCCTTGGCCGGGTTGCGCCCGGCAGCCCTCTGCGCGAACGGACTGGCTGGGCCGACCGACTGCGTCTGGTCGAGGAAAAGCTGCATCGCCGGATGCCGCTCCACGGCGAGCAGCATGTCCTCGAAGCGGCCCAGCACATGCGGCCGGATCGCCTCCGCCTCGAACGCGCCGGCGAAGGGGATGACTGTCTGCTTGTCAGCGGAGATCGCGAAATGGTTGGACCAGAAGTGGACGAGCCGCTCGACGAACGGCGTCGGCGTGGCCAGCGCGCTCGTCGCCCGCGCATTCACCGCGACGCGGTAGAGATCGCGCCCGTCGCGGCGCAGTTCCATCCGGGCAAGCTGCTTCGCGTCCTTGTCCGCCGTGCGCACGGCTTCGCGGTCTTCCAGGTAATCCGCAGCGATGGTCGCGGTGGACGGCAGATCGGCCCAACCCTGCCCGCGCGGATCGTAGCGGTCGAACTGCGCAAGGAGCCAGCGCTTCGGATCGTCCGGCGCCGACTGGTCGGGCCGCGCGCCGAGGCCGAAGCGATTGAGGGCGATGGCTGCGGTCATTGCTGCGTATCCTTTGCGGCGGTGCGCGGCTGCTGCCGGGTCAGCGCCTCGACCAGCCGGACGCGCTCGGCCTGCGGCAGCGTCCCGGCAAAGCGCACGACGCTGCTCTCCAGCCCGGTACGCACCGCCATGTCGGCACTGCGCGCGCGCGTCAGCGCCGCGTCCAGCGCGGCCCGGTCGAGCGTCGGTTCGGCCAGCAGGCGCGCGGCTTCCTGTCGAGCCGCCCGCGCCTCGCGGATGCGGGGGCGAAGCTCACGCATGGTCTCCACGACGGTCTGGCGCAGTTCGCGGCGGTAAGGTTGCGGCAGATCCTGGGCGGCGGCGCGCAGTCGCCCGCCCCGGCCCAGTCCGGCGACCGGGCGCTGCACATCGGCCTGCTTCCACATGACGCCCGCGCCGACCAGCCCGCCCACCACGAACACGTTCAGCACCAGCGAGCAGACTAGCAGGATCTGGAAGCCGCGCCCCTTCACAGCGATGCCTCATCGGTATCCAGCGGCGTGAAGATCGTCTCCTGGTCGTCTGCAAGGGTCATCGCCTGTCGCCCGGACGAACGCGCGTGCATCACGTCGAGCGTAAGCACGCCCACCGCCACGCCCGCCAGCGCCGCCCCCGCCAAGGCAAAGCGCGTCCACCAGCTTCGCAGCACCGAAAGGCCGGAAGGCGGCGCAAATCCCACCAGCACGCTGCCGACCAGAGCCGCATGGGGCGCGGGAACGACATGGCGGGACAGCAGGGCGTCCAGCCACTGCTCCTCCCGCATGAACCGCATCGCCTCGGGATCGTCCGTCAACAGGCGTAGCGCGGCGTCGCGCTCGGCGGCGGGCCAGCGGTCGGCGTTCGCACCATAGGCGGCGAGTATCCGGGACAGGCGTTCAGGCGTCATCGTCGGTTTCCATCAAGAGTTCGCGAAGGCCGCGCCGGGCGCGTGCCAACAGGCTTTCGAGGGCTTCCACGCTGATCTCCATGATGCGGGCGGCTTCGGCATTCGATAGTTCCTGGAAGTACTGCAACACGATCGCCTCGCGCTGGCGGGGCGGCAGGGCCTGCAGGGCGCGTTCTATGCGTTCGCTTTCGTCCCGACCTGACAACGCCTGATCCTGCAGCGGCGCGGGATCGATGCGCTCGGGCGGTTCCGGCGTCAGATCCTCGCGCCGCAACCTGCGCAACCGGTCGCGGCACAAGTTGAGCGCGACCTGATGCAGCCAGGTATCGAACCGCGCCGTGCCGAAGCGCCAGCGCGGCGCCTGACGCCAGCCACGCAGCAGACTTTCCTGCGCGATTTCCTCCGCCGCAGCGCCATCGCCAAGGATACGCGTACCGAGTGCAAGCAAGCGGGGCAGCTTGATCGCGACGAGCCTGCGCGCAGCCGCCGCATCGCCCTGCCCCACGCGCCGGACAAGATCGGCGTCGGGGTCGTGACTGTCCACGCCCTCGATCAAGCGCCGGCCTTCTCCCGCATCTCGTCGACCATCGCCTTGCGCTCGTCGCCGGACAGCCTGCCGTCATGATCGACGTCCCGTTTGTCGAAGCGCTTCGCCGCTATGGCGTCGAGTTCCGCAGCCTCGATGAAGCCGTTGCCGTTGGCGTCCATGCGCGAGAACACGCGGTCGCCCATCCGGCCCTTGCCCCGCGCCTTGGCGGCGGCGGACCATTCGGCGGCGCTGATGCGTCCATCGCCATCGGTGTCCGCCTTCAGCATCCGGGCGCGCAGCATGGACTGGAAGTCGGCCTTGGCGATCCCGTCAGTCGCCGCCGGGCTCTGCGCGCAGGCCATCCCCGCGACAGCGAGTGCCGGGATGGCGAGCAGTGAGAGACGGCGCATCAGCGGCGCCACCCATCATGCTTCTGGCGATAGATGTTGGCGCTCGCCCGGTCCTGCCGATAATGCAGGCGCGCGCGCTCGTGGGGGTTCAAGCCGTTGGTGGCGCGCATGCGATGCTCGGTGCGGGCGATGCGATGCTGCTGCCGTTCGAGGCGCACCGCCTCCCGTCCGGTCAGTTGGCCGGAGTGCCAGCCCTGCGCGATGCGGTGCTGCTGGTTGGCCTGCCGACCGTTGACCCCGGCCAATGCCGGAGTGGTGATGACGCTCGCGGTCAGAAGGACCGCTCCGATGCGCGCCGCGAAGCTCTTTGCGTTCATGACTTCACCTCTTTCAAGGATGATCGTGGATGCCACGCTTCATGCATGACGCTTCTTGAACGCAGCAGGACCGGAAACCCGTCGCAACATGTTTGATCCCGAAGCAATGTTTTTGAACGCTACGCACAGTTCTCTCGGTTCACCATTTCAGATCCCGATTCCGGGCACAAAGATCAGGGGATTTGCCACCGCTGTGGGGCAGACGTTATCATCATGAATCTGCGTGGATAGTTGCTCCATCAGAAGCAAAGCATGCTGGGGTAACAAAGCCACAAGGAGCGGCGGAGTGCAGTCTGCCTGAAGCCTTGTAAGACTGCCCGTTTGGATGTCGTGCGCTGCGGCACCATCCTGCCCGATTCTGAAATCGACCCTATTCAGATTCTTAACCGCCTATTTCTTGTTCCTAGGTGATGATCGCCTGCATTGTTTGACCCGCCACCATGCTCTGGTCCACTGGAGTGAAGTTTCTGTACTTCGGTCACAGTGAAGTGCTCGCTGCGTCAGCGAAACTTCAGCTTCGCTGACGTCGAGACCCGTGCGATCGGGTCGTGGACGAGTGCAACCATCAGATCCGCGATCTCCTCGACCGGAATATCGTCCAGCTGCCGCAGCCACCAGGCTGTAATTTCGAGAATGCTGCTGGTCGCGATGGCAGTCGAGAGTTCCGCAGGAAGCCGGTCACCCGGTCATGATGTCCAATATAACGATTCGGATGGGACAGGATATGGCGAAACAAGCAGCGAAAGCGCTGCCACTGGCGTCCGTCGCATTGCTGGGCGGCGCGCTTGCACACGGCAATGCACTGGGCAGCCCCGGCGAAAGAGCCGCCCCAGCCCGCTCCGTCCAGGCCATCTCGTTCACGAACGCACAAATGCAGCAGGGCCGAGACCTATACATGAGAGCCTGTGCGGCGTGCCACGGCCCGGAGCTTGAAGGCGGCGCAGCACCGGCACTCAAGGGCCGCACGTTTCTGGGCAAATGGTCGGCCGGAACGTCGCTCGGCGCCCTGTTCAGATACCATGCCGCCGGGCGGTGCCGGTTCCTTCTCGTCCGAACAGGTATCGGGGCTCGTCACCCTGATCCTTGCGAAGAACGGCCAGAAGGTGGGAAGCGCGGCCCTGCCTTCGGACTATCTGGCCCTGCAGAAGCTGTATCTGCCCTATACCGGGGATACGAGCGGAGGGCTCGCGGCGCAGGCGAAGTTACCACCCTGGCCCGCTTTGCCGGATCCGGCCGCAAGCATGACGCCGGTGTCCGACGCCATGCTTGAAAATCCGCCGGCGGGTGACTGGCTGAGTTGGCGCCGAACGCTGGATGGCCAAGGGTTCAGCCCCCTGTCGCAGATCACCAGGACGAATGTTTCGCAACTGAGCCTTGCATGGTCCTATAACCTCTCGCCGGGGCCCAATGCGGCAACTCCGCTGGTCCATGACGGCGTGCTGTTCGTCTACAGCAACCGCGATCAGGTCGATGCAATCGATGCCGCGAGCGGGCGTGTGCTGTGGACCTACAAGCACGAGGTGCCCGCCACAGCTTCTGGATTGCCGATGCGGGTCAAGCGCAACATGGCCCTGTATGGCCACAGGCTCTACCTGGCGACGGGCGACGACCAACTCGTCGCGCTCGACGCGACGACCGGACGACCTGTCTGGCAAACCTCGACCGGGCCCACCTCGGGCGGACCGATGGTCGTCGACGGAATCGTTGTGGAAGGGCTGTTTCGAGGGGGGCGGATGCCGGAAGGCAGCGCGAATGGCGTGGTGTGCGTCACATGCGGCGGGTTTGGCCGGATCCTGGGGCTCTCCGCCGATGCGGGCAAGCAGTTGTGGACCTTCAACACCGTGCCGCAACCCGGAGAACCCGGTGCCAGTTCATGGAATGATCTGCCCTATTCGCAACGAAGCGGCGGCTCGGTATGGACAACGGGCTATTATGATCCCGCACTCGGCCTCATGTTCTTCGGCACGGGGAACACCTACAACACTGCACCGTTGGCTCACCCGGTCAAAAAGCCCGGGGTGACCAATGACGCTCTCTATACCAATACCACCCTCGCCATGCGGCCCCCGACCGGCGAACTGGTATGGCATTTCCAGCATCAGGCGAACGACCAGTGGGATCTCGACTGGGCCTTCGAGCGCATGATCGTCAGCCTGCCCGTCAAGGGCAAACCGGCCAAGGTGGTGGTGACGGTGGGCAAGACGGCGATCATCGATGCACTCGATGCGGCGAACGGTGCGTATCTGTTCTCGATCGATGCGGGCCTGCAAAACGTGGTAACCCGCATTGATCCGCTAACCGGCAGGAAGACGACCAACCCTGCCCTGATCCCCGGTCAGGGCAAGGCTACGACCGTCTGTCCGGCGCAGAACGGCGCCAAGAACTGGATACCGGGCTCCTACGATGCAGCCAGTTCAACGCTCTTCCTTCCGCTAAACGTCGCCTGCATGGAAATGCAACCCGTGGATGCGGGGGAGATGTCTCCGCTGTCGAGTGGAGTGCGATGGAGCGTCATGCCCCGACCGCACAGCGACGGAAATTACGGCCGCGTGCAGGCCTTCGATCTGCAGACCCGCAAGACGAAATGGATCGCGTCCCAGCGCGCACCGATGACGAGCGGCCTGCTGGCGACGGCGGGCGGCCTCGTCTTTTCCGGCGGGCTCGACCGTGTCTTTACGGCGAGAGACGAGGCGGACGGTGAAATCCTCTGGTCGACAAGGCTTGGGGATGTACCTAGCGGCGCGCCTATCAGCTATTCCGTGGATGGCCGCCAGTATATCGCGATCGTCGCCGGCTACGGGACGATGCTGTCTGGCGGGTATCTGCCATTGGTGCCGGAAATAGCCGTGCCCGGCAACGCCAGTTCGTCCATCTACGTATTCGAGTTGGCTCGATGAGGGGCCGGATCACCGTGCTGTCTGTCGCGGCAGCGATGATCGGCGCGAGCCCGGTTCCCGGTCAAGCCTCCGAAGCGCCGGACAAGGCTATCGCTCTCGTTCATGCGGAAGACTGCCAGTTGGCGCGCCTGACACCAGCGCTTGATCGACTGGCGCACCGGATGGCCGAAGACCGACGAACGAGCCGCGTCGTGCTCGACTGGCCGGTGGATCCCGACCTCAATCTTGATCTTCTGGGACGTCCGTCCCCGTTTCTCGCGGGCCTCGAAGTGAATGCCGCGACCGGCGCGGTTGAGGCGCTCGCGCGTCAGATGGAACATCATATCGGCAGGACCTGCCCCGTCGATGTCTATCTGGTGAGGGAAAGGCGGTTGCTTACCCTGACGCGAAGCTGGAAGACGGGCGAACCGAGCCCGGGCGCCAAACTGCTCACTACGCTGGTACGCAAGCCCGGAATTTCCCACAACAGCTTTGTCAGCGAGTGGACCGGTCCGCACGCGGCGCTTGCGCTATCCTGGCGGGAAGGCAGAGCGGACAAGGAAGGCCGCTACGTGCAAAACCGGGTTGTCGGCAGTATCGGCCGCGGGGTTCCATCGATCGACGGCATCGGCGAAGGCGAAGGCCCTGCCCAGCCGAGCCCGGGCGAACGCGAAGCGCGCATGAAGGCCGGCGCGCACCCGGCCGGGTTCATGGACATGGCGGCGACACGGATGTTCCTGTCCCGGGAAACCATCGTGAAGGATTGATCGCCTGGCCGGGAACGCTGTGAGCAGCGCGTCCGCGAAAGGGATCGGCATCGCGCCTGCAACTTGCAAGATAGTCTTCACTATCATAAATCTGCAATGAAACGGCCAATCCGTGACAATTGGGAAGGGAGCACTCCGCGATGGGCAAGACAGGACTGACTGCGCTGGTCGTCGGCACGGGCTTCGGCTGCCGGATCCATGTACCAGCGCTGAGGGCGGCCGGAATCGATGTCGTGGGCCTGGTTGGCCGGACAGTCGAACGGCTGGAGCGTAAAGCCGCCTCTCTCGGCATTCCGGCTGTCTTCACCGATCTCGACGAAGCCATCACCGCCACCGGGGCCACCGTTGTAACCGTTGCGACAACGCCGA includes these proteins:
- a CDS encoding RNA polymerase sigma factor encodes the protein MIEGVDSHDPDADLVRRVGQGDAAAARRLVAIKLPRLLALGTRILGDGAAAEEIAQESLLRGWRQAPRWRFGTARFDTWLHQVALNLCRDRLRRLRREDLTPEPPERIDPAPLQDQALSGRDESERIERALQALPPRQREAIVLQYFQELSNAEAARIMEISVEALESLLARARRGLRELLMETDDDA
- a CDS encoding DUF1501 domain-containing protein is translated as MIRSRRHALRDIAAVGTALLFCPSVAFAAAPGERRFVFVIQRGAADGLHTLVPHGDPDYARQRGALAVDLAGLTKLDGMFGLHPALAETGRMYGAGQVIGFHAVASAYRERSHFDGQNVLETGGSRPYALKDGWMNRLVALMPGQKAEPIAFAPTVPLALRGAAPVTSYAASGLPRATDDLMARVEQLYSQDAALHALWTAATTTRDQAGEDAKGQDPATVGKLAAGFLARPDGPRIAMIETGGWDTHSGQAGRLAAQFKRLDTLLAALRDGMGPAWDKTVVLVATEFGRTVAVNGTGGTDHGTGSAALLVGGAVKGGRVIADWPGLATQALYEGRDLRPTAALEDIVAATVSETFGVDATSLFPDRARKVPFGGLIRLAQ
- a CDS encoding Na+/H+ antiporter, with the translated sequence METVSIVLFLLLAVVVSGAVARMLPFSVPTPLVQIALGGAIGLSTSHRVDLDPELFLFLFLPPLLFLDGWRIPKDELFKDASTVVELALGLVLMTVIGMGFLIHWMIPAMPLAVAFALAAVVSPTDPIAVSAIAARVPIPKRMMHILEGESLLNDASGLVCLRFAVAAALTGTFSASSAALNFVWVAGAGLAIGVVVTLVVTRVKSWVTKRWGEDTGSQILVSLLIPFGSYLLAEHLHASGILAAVSAGVTMTYAEISRQALAVTRMRRNSVWDMVQFTLNGIIFVLLGEQMPGILAGAKQTVAATGHSQPWWLGVYILVIVAGLAGLRFLWVWASLKLTILRRARRGIGVQSPDWRLIAATSVAGVRGAITLAGVLTLPLTLDDGTPFPTRDLAIFLAAGVIVVSLVLASLALPILLKGLAMPPEPVRQAEEDGARIAVAEAAIQAIERHQHALAESHGEADIYADAGGQVMTLYRERIEGLSERQTSEAVRTGNRLLREFRLVGVKAERTALLKLVRGRQINSETARKLTRELDLSEARYLG
- a CDS encoding Rossmann-like and DUF2520 domain-containing protein, which encodes MDDLLPLGRIGIVGAGRVGRAMALGLGPHSAAAPLIWSRSAGRAQAAVAEIGNCLAVDRLSELLEACDVIAIAVADDAIPDVVAAMAANPMVAGRFIFHVSGGSGTTILDPLENAGARTAAVHPAMTFTGNPRREVERMMSARFAVTGSSPDAAAQARTIVAALGGTAVEIAEAQRALYHAALCHAANHLVTLIAGASEALASAGVAEPGSLLAPLARAALENSLVSGHAALSGPILRDDAGTVARHLQAISDGSPELLDAYRAMAQATLDAQQRRSGLAQSELRAVLSRDSVLPTSPVRA
- a CDS encoding periplasmic heavy metal sensor, whose translation is MKGRGFQILLVCSLVLNVFVVGGLVGAGVMWKQADVQRPVAGLGRGGRLRAAAQDLPQPYRRELRQTVVETMRELRPRIREARAARQEAARLLAEPTLDRAALDAALTRARSADMAVRTGLESSVVRFAGTLPQAERVRLVEALTRQQPRTAAKDTQQ
- a CDS encoding signal transduction protein, translated to MRRLSLLAIPALAVAGMACAQSPAATDGIAKADFQSMLRARMLKADTDGDGRISAAEWSAAAKARGKGRMGDRVFSRMDANGNGFIEAAELDAIAAKRFDKRDVDHDGRLSGDERKAMVDEMREKAGA
- a CDS encoding pyrroloquinoline quinone-dependent dehydrogenase produces the protein MLENPPAGDWLSWRRTLDGQGFSPLSQITRTNVSQLSLAWSYNLSPGPNAATPLVHDGVLFVYSNRDQVDAIDAASGRVLWTYKHEVPATASGLPMRVKRNMALYGHRLYLATGDDQLVALDATTGRPVWQTSTGPTSGGPMVVDGIVVEGLFRGGRMPEGSANGVVCVTCGGFGRILGLSADAGKQLWTFNTVPQPGEPGASSWNDLPYSQRSGGSVWTTGYYDPALGLMFFGTGNTYNTAPLAHPVKKPGVTNDALYTNTTLAMRPPTGELVWHFQHQANDQWDLDWAFERMIVSLPVKGKPAKVVVTVGKTAIIDALDAANGAYLFSIDAGLQNVVTRIDPLTGRKTTNPALIPGQGKATTVCPAQNGAKNWIPGSYDAASSTLFLPLNVACMEMQPVDAGEMSPLSSGVRWSVMPRPHSDGNYGRVQAFDLQTRKTKWIASQRAPMTSGLLATAGGLVFSGGLDRVFTARDEADGEILWSTRLGDVPSGAPISYSVDGRQYIAIVAGYGTMLSGGYLPLVPEIAVPGNASSSIYVFELAR
- a CDS encoding DUF1800 domain-containing protein — its product is MTAAIALNRFGLGARPDQSAPDDPKRWLLAQFDRYDPRGQGWADLPSTATIAADYLEDREAVRTADKDAKQLARMELRRDGRDLYRVAVNARATSALATPTPFVERLVHFWSNHFAISADKQTVIPFAGAFEAEAIRPHVLGRFEDMLLAVERHPAMQLFLDQTQSVGPASPFAQRAAGRNPAKAPGLNENLAREIMELHTLGARTGYTQADVTEFARALTGWSTAGLGRGGKGGRAGTPGGFVFRPMLHEPGPRTIMGRTYAQSGEDQALAVMRDLAAAPATAQHVATKLARHFVADDPPPGLVRRLSDAFQKSDGDLPTLYRALVDAPESWSSVPVKFKTPWEWLVSSMRGLGMSDAGEVQVAGIMQQLGQPVWRPGSPAGFDDIAASWAAPDALLRRVEMAQRLATRVADRIDPRELAPRLLPGALSPQTAQAIARAESLPTGLALLLVSPEFLRR